One window of Paludibacter propionicigenes WB4 genomic DNA carries:
- a CDS encoding sigma-54-dependent transcriptional regulator, with protein MKKGCILVVDDNKNVLSALRILLESYFQKVILLNSPNTLVSQLNDNRPDVILLDMNFSAGINSGNEGLYWLSEIKKFDAELPVVLFTAYADIDLAVSALKQGASDFVVKPWDNAKLVATLQSAYSLRQSRKEVKQLREKQTVINRELNRDKAFCWGQSETMRELRSLLSKVAKTDASILITGENGTGKEVIAREIHRLSVRSEEVLVTVDMGAVSETLFESELFGHVKGSFTDARTDRAGKFEAADGGTLFLDEIGNLNYALQAKLLSVIQSRQVVRVGDNKPIPVDIRLICATNRNLEQSVLNGEFREDLLYRVNTIHLEVPALRDRSEDIPELAEFFLLKYSGKYDKKGLTLSKNAIQKLKEYAWPGNVRELQHAMEKAVILCDGTELQADDFYLRKQEKKSPKLANMSLEDAEKMLIENSIVKNNGNMSAVAIELGITRPTLYSKIKKYDL; from the coding sequence ATGAAAAAGGGTTGTATACTGGTTGTCGATGACAATAAAAATGTGCTAAGTGCTTTGCGGATATTGCTTGAAAGCTATTTCCAGAAAGTGATTTTACTGAACTCTCCCAATACACTGGTTTCCCAGTTGAATGATAATCGCCCGGATGTGATTTTGCTTGATATGAATTTTTCTGCCGGTATCAATTCCGGAAATGAAGGATTATACTGGTTGTCGGAAATTAAAAAGTTTGATGCCGAACTTCCCGTTGTCCTGTTTACTGCTTATGCTGATATTGATTTAGCGGTAAGTGCGTTGAAACAAGGAGCCAGCGATTTTGTAGTAAAACCCTGGGATAATGCAAAATTAGTTGCAACTCTCCAATCGGCCTATTCCCTTCGTCAGTCGCGTAAAGAAGTAAAGCAGTTGCGCGAGAAACAAACGGTTATTAATCGGGAATTAAACAGGGATAAAGCTTTCTGTTGGGGACAATCCGAGACTATGCGGGAGCTTCGTAGCTTACTAAGCAAGGTTGCTAAAACAGATGCCAGTATTCTCATTACCGGTGAAAATGGAACCGGAAAGGAAGTGATTGCCCGCGAGATTCATCGCTTGTCGGTGCGTAGTGAAGAGGTTTTGGTAACTGTTGATATGGGAGCCGTAAGCGAAACTTTGTTTGAAAGCGAGTTGTTTGGGCACGTAAAAGGTTCTTTTACCGATGCCCGTACCGACAGAGCCGGAAAGTTTGAAGCCGCCGATGGGGGAACACTTTTTCTGGATGAAATTGGAAATTTGAACTATGCATTACAGGCTAAATTGCTGAGTGTAATCCAATCCCGGCAAGTGGTTAGGGTGGGGGATAACAAACCGATTCCGGTGGATATCCGGCTGATTTGTGCCACTAACCGCAATTTGGAGCAATCGGTACTAAACGGTGAGTTTCGCGAAGATCTGCTTTATCGGGTTAATACGATACATCTGGAAGTTCCGGCACTGCGCGATCGATCTGAAGATATTCCTGAACTGGCAGAGTTTTTCCTTCTGAAATATAGCGGCAAATATGATAAAAAAGGCTTGACACTGAGTAAAAATGCGATTCAAAAATTGAAAGAATATGCCTGGCCGGGTAATGTGCGTGAATTACAACATGCCATGGAGAAAGCCGTGATACTTTGTGACGGAACAGAATTGCAGGCAGACGATTTTTACCTACGGAAGCAGGAAAAGAAGAGCCCAAAGCTGGCAAATATGAGCCTTGAAGATGCCGAAAAGATGCTGATAGAGAATTCTATTGTAAAAAACAACGGAAATATGTCGGCTGTTGCCATCGAACTGGGCATTACCCGCCCTACGCTCTACAGTAAAATAAAAAAATACGATTTGTAA
- a CDS encoding sensor histidine kinase, which translates to MFKSIQYRLLTFTVLLMLAVAALTYFTVRGEVSFAIISGIATIICLYNMHQHYKKFNSNVLFLLNALDNGDYSFHFSEDKLSRREKELNVMLNRIKEILVGARKEVVENEKFLSLIIESVSTGIIIMDEKGHVQTVNQSALDLMGLPVFTHINQLSNVNEAFPDLFRNLRVGDNPRIEVSNEREEMQVSLSLSEIVIKRGRMKVITLNNIGNELEAKEMESWIRLIRVMTHEIMNSIAPITSLSETLLTLHNMPENDSSEEDLRLNTIEAFETIHSTAKGLLSFVDSYRKFTAIPKPNIRSFEVKPLIDKILHLEEKCINEKNIQVELREADEHTEWLADEKLITQVLVNLVKNAVEAITDTELKRIRISINRLADGKVQVEVSNTGNPIPKEVLPHIFIPFFTTKDSGTGIGLSISRYIMRLHGGKLTHTTSAEGWTVFTVMS; encoded by the coding sequence ATGTTTAAATCTATTCAATACAGACTTCTTACGTTTACTGTTTTGTTGATGCTTGCGGTGGCGGCCTTGACTTATTTCACGGTAAGAGGGGAAGTGTCATTTGCCATTATAAGTGGAATAGCTACCATTATTTGCTTGTACAACATGCATCAACATTATAAAAAGTTCAACAGCAATGTGCTTTTCTTGCTTAATGCGTTGGATAATGGGGATTATTCATTCCATTTTTCGGAGGATAAATTGTCGCGACGGGAAAAGGAGCTGAACGTGATGCTAAATCGTATTAAGGAAATCTTGGTTGGTGCACGCAAGGAGGTGGTGGAAAATGAAAAGTTCCTGAGCTTAATTATTGAAAGTGTATCTACGGGGATTATCATTATGGACGAAAAAGGGCATGTGCAAACGGTGAATCAATCGGCACTGGACCTGATGGGTTTACCGGTCTTTACACATATCAATCAGCTAAGCAATGTCAATGAAGCTTTTCCGGATTTGTTTCGGAATCTACGGGTGGGCGATAATCCCCGCATTGAGGTGAGCAATGAGCGTGAGGAAATGCAGGTGAGTCTGAGCTTATCGGAAATTGTCATTAAACGCGGACGGATGAAAGTAATTACGCTCAACAATATTGGCAATGAGCTGGAAGCAAAAGAAATGGAGTCGTGGATCAGGCTGATACGGGTGATGACGCACGAAATTATGAACTCCATTGCGCCTATTACTTCGTTGAGTGAGACTTTACTTACATTGCATAATATGCCGGAGAACGATTCATCGGAAGAAGATTTACGGTTGAACACCATCGAGGCTTTCGAAACGATTCATTCCACGGCCAAAGGCTTGTTGTCGTTTGTGGATTCGTACCGTAAATTTACGGCCATTCCCAAACCAAACATTCGATCTTTTGAGGTAAAACCGCTGATAGATAAAATTCTTCATTTGGAAGAAAAATGTATCAACGAAAAGAATATTCAGGTAGAACTGCGGGAGGCCGACGAACATACCGAATGGCTGGCTGACGAAAAACTGATTACGCAAGTGCTGGTAAATCTGGTGAAAAATGCTGTGGAGGCTATTACTGATACCGAACTTAAAAGGATACGCATCAGCATAAATCGCCTAGCTGACGGGAAGGTACAGGTGGAAGTGAGTAACACCGGCAACCCAATTCCAAAGGAAGTGCTTCCACATATTTTTATCCCGTTTTTTACCACCAAAGACTCCGGAACCGGTATTGGTTTGAGTATCTCACGCTATATTATGCGTTTGCATGGTGGTAAGTTAACTCATACCACTTCAGCCGAAGGATGGACGGTGTTTACTGTGATGAGTTGA